The Opisthocomus hoazin isolate bOpiHoa1 chromosome 20, bOpiHoa1.hap1, whole genome shotgun sequence genome window below encodes:
- the XAF1 gene encoding XIAP-associated factor 1 isoform X3 — MAEHLPDDRNKRDVSAANFSLHEAHCLRFLSLCPECDEPVAQKDMKDHQTEAHKQVRCNLCHQSMQQYQLEHHEMKECHKRAMKCKICELEMPFNKLQEHLNTCASRTEWCWECNKYIMYKDQNKHKDICQNSGVSFHNDVSFQTSEASTNATFICPTGTGGNLCQKCNKSFPDDQYFQHLNQCSAVNKLTKVLPGQSTSRLSSDPPQSSSSLVPSSSSENATAWKDVRPKEKESNQPLTSKTLLKPPKKKKIGFPSPTRGELSTSPQGLKDGQSFDMLMTCAHCNIILPLPTLRKHEIKCLRLTSLKNARMKQKSSHGEREDSFYSTDD; from the exons atggctgaacacctgcctgatgATAGGAA TAAACGAGATGTGTCTGCTGCCAATTTCTCCCTCCATGAGGCCCACTGCTTGcgctttctcagtctctgtccaGAATGTGATGAACCAGTTGCCCAAAAGGATATGAAAGACCATCAAACAGAAGCACACAAGCAG GTCAGATGTAATCTTTGTCACCAAAGCATGCAGCAATACCAGTTGGAGCATCATGAG ATGAAGGAATGCCACAAACGAGCAATGAAATGCAAGATCTGTGAGCTTGAAATGCCCTTCAACAAGCTGCAGGAACACCTGAACACCTGTGCCAGCCGAACAGAGTGGTGCTGGGAGTGTAATAAATACATCATGTACAAAGACCAGAACAAACACAAAGATATTTGTCAGAACAGTGGTGTGTCCTTTCATAACGATGTGAGCTTTCAAACCAGTGAAGCATCCACTAATGCAACATTTATTTGCCCTACTG gtACTGGTGGCAATCTTTGTCAGAAGTGCAATAAGTCATTCCCAGATGACCAGTACTTCCAACATCTG AATCAATGCAGTGCAGTCAATAAGCTGACAAAAGTTCTTCCTGGCCAGTCAACTTCAAGACTCAGCAGTGATCCACCACAGTCTTCTTCCTCCCTggttccctcttcctcctctgagaATGCAACGGCGTGGAAAGATGTCCGtcccaaagagaaagaaagcaaccAGCCACTGACCTCCAAAACCTTGCTTAAACccccaaagaagaaaaagattggCTTTCCTTCTCCCACAAGAGGTGAACTTTCCACATCACCTCAAGGTCTTAAAGACGGGCAGTCTTTTGACATGCTGATGACCTGTGCCCATTGCAACATTATTCTGCCGCTCCCAACCCTTCGGAAACATGAG ATCAAATGTCTACGTTTGACATCTTTGAAAAATGctagaatgaaacaaaaatcaagccATGGAGAAAGAG aagACTCTTTCTACAGCACTGATGATTAA
- the XAF1 gene encoding XIAP-associated factor 1 isoform X1: MTEESIFCKNCKRDVSAANFSLHEAHCLRFLSLCPECDEPVAQKDMKDHQTEAHKQVRCNLCHQSMQQYQLEHHEMKECHKRAMKCKICELEMPFNKLQEHLNTCASRTEWCWECNKYIMYKDQNKHKDICQNSGVSFHNDVSFQTSEASTNATFICPTGTGGNLCQKCNKSFPDDQYFQHLNQCSAVNKLTKVLPGQSTSRLSSDPPQSSSSLVPSSSSENATAWKDVRPKEKESNQPLTSKTLLKPPKKKKIGFPSPTRGELSTSPQGLKDGQSFDMLMTCAHCNIILPLPTLRKHEIKCLRLTSLKNARMKQKSSHGEREDSFYSTDD; this comes from the exons atgacaGAAGAGAGCATATTCTGCAAAAATTG TAAACGAGATGTGTCTGCTGCCAATTTCTCCCTCCATGAGGCCCACTGCTTGcgctttctcagtctctgtccaGAATGTGATGAACCAGTTGCCCAAAAGGATATGAAAGACCATCAAACAGAAGCACACAAGCAG GTCAGATGTAATCTTTGTCACCAAAGCATGCAGCAATACCAGTTGGAGCATCATGAG ATGAAGGAATGCCACAAACGAGCAATGAAATGCAAGATCTGTGAGCTTGAAATGCCCTTCAACAAGCTGCAGGAACACCTGAACACCTGTGCCAGCCGAACAGAGTGGTGCTGGGAGTGTAATAAATACATCATGTACAAAGACCAGAACAAACACAAAGATATTTGTCAGAACAGTGGTGTGTCCTTTCATAACGATGTGAGCTTTCAAACCAGTGAAGCATCCACTAATGCAACATTTATTTGCCCTACTG gtACTGGTGGCAATCTTTGTCAGAAGTGCAATAAGTCATTCCCAGATGACCAGTACTTCCAACATCTG AATCAATGCAGTGCAGTCAATAAGCTGACAAAAGTTCTTCCTGGCCAGTCAACTTCAAGACTCAGCAGTGATCCACCACAGTCTTCTTCCTCCCTggttccctcttcctcctctgagaATGCAACGGCGTGGAAAGATGTCCGtcccaaagagaaagaaagcaaccAGCCACTGACCTCCAAAACCTTGCTTAAACccccaaagaagaaaaagattggCTTTCCTTCTCCCACAAGAGGTGAACTTTCCACATCACCTCAAGGTCTTAAAGACGGGCAGTCTTTTGACATGCTGATGACCTGTGCCCATTGCAACATTATTCTGCCGCTCCCAACCCTTCGGAAACATGAG ATCAAATGTCTACGTTTGACATCTTTGAAAAATGctagaatgaaacaaaaatcaagccATGGAGAAAGAG aagACTCTTTCTACAGCACTGATGATTAA
- the XAF1 gene encoding XIAP-associated factor 1 isoform X2 yields the protein MAEHLPDDRKCKRDVSAANFSLHEAHCLRFLSLCPECDEPVAQKDMKDHQTEAHKQVRCNLCHQSMQQYQLEHHEMKECHKRAMKCKICELEMPFNKLQEHLNTCASRTEWCWECNKYIMYKDQNKHKDICQNSGVSFHNDVSFQTSEASTNATFICPTGTGGNLCQKCNKSFPDDQYFQHLNQCSAVNKLTKVLPGQSTSRLSSDPPQSSSSLVPSSSSENATAWKDVRPKEKESNQPLTSKTLLKPPKKKKIGFPSPTRGELSTSPQGLKDGQSFDMLMTCAHCNIILPLPTLRKHEIKCLRLTSLKNARMKQKSSHGEREDSFYSTDD from the exons atggctgaacacctgcctgatgATAGGAAgtg TAAACGAGATGTGTCTGCTGCCAATTTCTCCCTCCATGAGGCCCACTGCTTGcgctttctcagtctctgtccaGAATGTGATGAACCAGTTGCCCAAAAGGATATGAAAGACCATCAAACAGAAGCACACAAGCAG GTCAGATGTAATCTTTGTCACCAAAGCATGCAGCAATACCAGTTGGAGCATCATGAG ATGAAGGAATGCCACAAACGAGCAATGAAATGCAAGATCTGTGAGCTTGAAATGCCCTTCAACAAGCTGCAGGAACACCTGAACACCTGTGCCAGCCGAACAGAGTGGTGCTGGGAGTGTAATAAATACATCATGTACAAAGACCAGAACAAACACAAAGATATTTGTCAGAACAGTGGTGTGTCCTTTCATAACGATGTGAGCTTTCAAACCAGTGAAGCATCCACTAATGCAACATTTATTTGCCCTACTG gtACTGGTGGCAATCTTTGTCAGAAGTGCAATAAGTCATTCCCAGATGACCAGTACTTCCAACATCTG AATCAATGCAGTGCAGTCAATAAGCTGACAAAAGTTCTTCCTGGCCAGTCAACTTCAAGACTCAGCAGTGATCCACCACAGTCTTCTTCCTCCCTggttccctcttcctcctctgagaATGCAACGGCGTGGAAAGATGTCCGtcccaaagagaaagaaagcaaccAGCCACTGACCTCCAAAACCTTGCTTAAACccccaaagaagaaaaagattggCTTTCCTTCTCCCACAAGAGGTGAACTTTCCACATCACCTCAAGGTCTTAAAGACGGGCAGTCTTTTGACATGCTGATGACCTGTGCCCATTGCAACATTATTCTGCCGCTCCCAACCCTTCGGAAACATGAG ATCAAATGTCTACGTTTGACATCTTTGAAAAATGctagaatgaaacaaaaatcaagccATGGAGAAAGAG aagACTCTTTCTACAGCACTGATGATTAA
- the XAF1 gene encoding XIAP-associated factor 1 isoform X4, with protein MTEESIFCKNCKRDVSAANFSLHEAHCLRFLSLCPECDEPVAQKDMKDHQTEAHKQVRCNLCHQSMQQYQLEHHEMKECHKRAMKCKICELEMPFNKLQEHLNTCASRTEWCWECNKYIMYKDQNKHKDICQNSGVSFHNDVSFQTSEASTNATFICPTGTGGNLCQKCNKSFPDDQYFQHLNQCSAVNKLTKVLPGQSTSRLSSDPPQSSSSLVPSSSSENATAWKDVRPKEKESNQPLTSKTLLKPPKKKKIGFPSPTRGELSTSPQGLKDGQSFDMLMTCAHCNIILPLPTLRKHEIKCLRLTSLKNARMKQKSSHGERDSFYSTDD; from the exons atgacaGAAGAGAGCATATTCTGCAAAAATTG TAAACGAGATGTGTCTGCTGCCAATTTCTCCCTCCATGAGGCCCACTGCTTGcgctttctcagtctctgtccaGAATGTGATGAACCAGTTGCCCAAAAGGATATGAAAGACCATCAAACAGAAGCACACAAGCAG GTCAGATGTAATCTTTGTCACCAAAGCATGCAGCAATACCAGTTGGAGCATCATGAG ATGAAGGAATGCCACAAACGAGCAATGAAATGCAAGATCTGTGAGCTTGAAATGCCCTTCAACAAGCTGCAGGAACACCTGAACACCTGTGCCAGCCGAACAGAGTGGTGCTGGGAGTGTAATAAATACATCATGTACAAAGACCAGAACAAACACAAAGATATTTGTCAGAACAGTGGTGTGTCCTTTCATAACGATGTGAGCTTTCAAACCAGTGAAGCATCCACTAATGCAACATTTATTTGCCCTACTG gtACTGGTGGCAATCTTTGTCAGAAGTGCAATAAGTCATTCCCAGATGACCAGTACTTCCAACATCTG AATCAATGCAGTGCAGTCAATAAGCTGACAAAAGTTCTTCCTGGCCAGTCAACTTCAAGACTCAGCAGTGATCCACCACAGTCTTCTTCCTCCCTggttccctcttcctcctctgagaATGCAACGGCGTGGAAAGATGTCCGtcccaaagagaaagaaagcaaccAGCCACTGACCTCCAAAACCTTGCTTAAACccccaaagaagaaaaagattggCTTTCCTTCTCCCACAAGAGGTGAACTTTCCACATCACCTCAAGGTCTTAAAGACGGGCAGTCTTTTGACATGCTGATGACCTGTGCCCATTGCAACATTATTCTGCCGCTCCCAACCCTTCGGAAACATGAG ATCAAATGTCTACGTTTGACATCTTTGAAAAATGctagaatgaaacaaaaatcaagccATGGAGAAAGAG ACTCTTTCTACAGCACTGATGATTAA
- the XAF1 gene encoding XIAP-associated factor 1 isoform X5: MLRIKTALAKRDVSAANFSLHEAHCLRFLSLCPECDEPVAQKDMKDHQTEAHKQVRCNLCHQSMQQYQLEHHEMKECHKRAMKCKICELEMPFNKLQEHLNTCASRTEWCWECNKYIMYKDQNKHKDICQNSGVSFHNDVSFQTSEASTNATFICPTGTGGNLCQKCNKSFPDDQYFQHLNQCSAVNKLTKVLPGQSTSRLSSDPPQSSSSLVPSSSSENATAWKDVRPKEKESNQPLTSKTLLKPPKKKKIGFPSPTRGELSTSPQGLKDGQSFDMLMTCAHCNIILPLPTLRKHEIKCLRLTSLKNARMKQKSSHGEREDSFYSTDD; this comes from the exons ATGCTCAGGATAAAAACTGCATTAGC TAAACGAGATGTGTCTGCTGCCAATTTCTCCCTCCATGAGGCCCACTGCTTGcgctttctcagtctctgtccaGAATGTGATGAACCAGTTGCCCAAAAGGATATGAAAGACCATCAAACAGAAGCACACAAGCAG GTCAGATGTAATCTTTGTCACCAAAGCATGCAGCAATACCAGTTGGAGCATCATGAG ATGAAGGAATGCCACAAACGAGCAATGAAATGCAAGATCTGTGAGCTTGAAATGCCCTTCAACAAGCTGCAGGAACACCTGAACACCTGTGCCAGCCGAACAGAGTGGTGCTGGGAGTGTAATAAATACATCATGTACAAAGACCAGAACAAACACAAAGATATTTGTCAGAACAGTGGTGTGTCCTTTCATAACGATGTGAGCTTTCAAACCAGTGAAGCATCCACTAATGCAACATTTATTTGCCCTACTG gtACTGGTGGCAATCTTTGTCAGAAGTGCAATAAGTCATTCCCAGATGACCAGTACTTCCAACATCTG AATCAATGCAGTGCAGTCAATAAGCTGACAAAAGTTCTTCCTGGCCAGTCAACTTCAAGACTCAGCAGTGATCCACCACAGTCTTCTTCCTCCCTggttccctcttcctcctctgagaATGCAACGGCGTGGAAAGATGTCCGtcccaaagagaaagaaagcaaccAGCCACTGACCTCCAAAACCTTGCTTAAACccccaaagaagaaaaagattggCTTTCCTTCTCCCACAAGAGGTGAACTTTCCACATCACCTCAAGGTCTTAAAGACGGGCAGTCTTTTGACATGCTGATGACCTGTGCCCATTGCAACATTATTCTGCCGCTCCCAACCCTTCGGAAACATGAG ATCAAATGTCTACGTTTGACATCTTTGAAAAATGctagaatgaaacaaaaatcaagccATGGAGAAAGAG aagACTCTTTCTACAGCACTGATGATTAA